In Besnoitia besnoiti strain Bb-Ger1 chromosome IX, whole genome shotgun sequence, a single genomic region encodes these proteins:
- a CDS encoding zinc finger protein (encoded by transcript BESB_012250), protein MSGLEKSGFGIAHDFTGRTQEQTDFPILCETCLGDNPYVRMQRNREGKECRVCTRPYTAFRWKPGPKARYKSTVICQTCAKLKNVCQTCVFDLQYGLPVQVRDKILEGAKVDLPDHPLNRDYMASRLEKAADQLPYGKLEEPEARLRALARTHPYYRRNAPRVCTFWQRGECRRGDECPYLHQEVNHDPSLANQNLRDRYTGQDDPVAEKVLRQAASKPNAESVTPPADTSITTVFVGGLTKEITEQDLRDSFYAFGELLSIKMYRGQQFAFLCYAERSSAEEAVKQMHANLMIKGVKLRVAWAKPQDKRKKPEDNSASAAQEDPGLNVIPPPLPGLPSIQAPVPLPFLPNASSGDRGTPGARPAGVATGVLPPASMYGAGGATAMYASMNPAEAEYMKR, encoded by the exons ATGTCAGGGCTGGAGAAGAGCGGCTTCGGCATTGCCCATGACTTCACGGGGAGGACGCAGGAGCAGACGGACTTCCCGATCTTGTGTGAGACATGCCTGGGTGACAATCCTTACGTTCGTATGCAAAGAAACAGGGAAGGCAAAGAATGCCGGGTCTGCACAAGGCCGTACACGGCCTTTCG GTGGAAACCCGGTCCAAAAGCCCGCTATAAGTCAACAGTTATATGCCAGACGTGCGCGAAGCTCAAAAACGTTTGCCAGACGTGCGTGTTCGATCTCCAGTACGGGCTCCCAGTGCAGGTTCGAGACAAGATTTTGGAAGGCGCGAAAGTGGACCTCCCTGACCACCCGCTGAATCGTGACTATATGGCCAGCCGGCTAGAGAAGGCTGCTGATCAGCTTCCTTATGGGAAGCTTGAGGAACCTGAAGCGAGACTGCGGGCACTGGCTCGGACCCACCCGTATTACCGGCGTAATGCCCCAAGAGTTTGTACATTCTGGCAACGGGGCGAATgcaggagaggcgacgagtGCCCGTACCTTCATCAAGAAGTTAACCATGACCCGTCACTTGCAAATCAAAATCTCCGGGACAG GTACACTGGACAGGATGACCCTGTTGCAGAAAAAGTCCTGCGACAGGCGGCGAGCAAACCGAACGCCGAGAGCGTAACACCACCAGCAGACACGTCTATCACTACAGTGTTTGTTGGAGGACTCACGAAGGAAATCACCGAACAAGATCTGCGCGACTCGTTTTATGCCTTTGGGGAACTTCTGTCTATAAAGATGTACAGAGGGCAACAGTTTGCTTTCCTCTGTTATGCGGAGCGAAGttcggcagaggaggcggtgaAGCAAATGCATGCGAACCTCATGATAAAGGGTGTgaagctgcgcgtcgcgtggGCAAAGCCACAAGATAAACGGAAGAAGCCTGAGGATAACAGTGCGTCGGCCGCTCAGGAAGACCCGGGCCTAAATGTGATTCCTCCACCCCTGCCAGGGCTTCCTTCCATTCAGGCCCCAGTGCCTCTTCCTTTCCTCCCTAATGCGAGTTCTGGCGACCGTGGAACCCCCGGAGCGCGGCCGGCTGGGGTGGCGACCGGAGTGTTGCCTCCGGCAAGTATGTATGGAGCGGGAGGTGCTACGGCAATGTATGCGTCGATGAAtcctgcggaggcggaatACATGAAGCGATGA